TTAAGAAATATAATTTGATTCATGAAAAAGGTTGAAATATGGATCGATTTCTTAAACATCTTTGTTGGTTTGCTGGCTTCTTATACAGTTTCCTTCAGATCCAAAGAAAATggttaataaaaacataaaatgaataaacaaaaaacACAATACTAAATTATCTTTTTGagtttatatttatgtttttttggggtttttaatattacttttaataattttaggtgTTAAAAGGGTGTTCTGTTCTTTCAGTGTATGCTTTTTGGACACTTGCATGATCCAAAAAGTTGCCTCtcttcatacatatatattttcccTTTATTTTCCCTTCCTCTTactttcttcttattcttcttctttgtGCGCTAATGGCTTTTTTATCTGCTTCTGTGTCGGCCAACGAGTAATTTCTTGATTGAATCCTTGAAAGAAATTGCACACCCAAAGAAGATTCATCActgttttccttctttttttcccCCTAGATATCCTCTTTGGGTCTTTATAGGAGGAGAATTTGGAGGAGGTTCTGATTACAGGAACTTTGTGTGTTGTTAGTTTCTCAGAATTTTTGGGGTTTCTTTATGGGGTCAAAGAGACTGTAAGATTAGCAGAGAACTCTTTTTTTCAGGGGTGTGCGTTTAGCTTCTGGGTTTCTTTTTTCCCTGTttttaatggatcttaatttttgtAGTAAAGTTTTGATGGTGAACTCAAAACATGGTAATTGAACAGTTGTCTTTTTTTTCTTGTCTCTTTTAGTCTCtgattttttaccataaaaaagTGTTTCCTTGGGGCAGATTTTGTTGTTCATAGCTAGTTATAGGGAGGCTACAAAACTCTTTTAATTGGAGGAAGACAGACTCTTGGGAAGCTTTGAATGTTGTTTAATGAAGCCTTAGATATTTTGTGAGAAAAAAATGGAGCTTTTTGGAATCTGAAGTTGGCTTTTATTTTGGCAACAAAATGATGAGATTCTGTGGAATTCCTAGTTTTTGTTTTGGATTCTCTTTCTGGTGAGGATTGAAGATCAAAGAAGATCTTCGCTGGATATTTTTCTGGCCTTTGCAAAGAAGACCGCCCTTAATCACAGTGTTCCTTGATCATACAAGCTTTTTCAAGGTAGTAATTTCGCTTTCAATTCTACCCCTTTATTTctgatccttttttttttcttttttggttattGAATTTGATGAATAAGTTTCTTTTCTTACAGCATTTCCTTAAAGAGAGAAGTGGTAACGGAAAAGGAAAGTTTCATTGTTACAATCATAGTTTGGATTGAGAGATGATTACTTTTATGGAGTCGAAAGAGAAACCGAAAGAGATGGAGAAATGCTTGGATTCTCAGCTATGGCATGCTTGTGCTGGCGGAATGGTTCAAATGCCTTCAGTTAACACCAAAGTCTTTTACTTTCCTCAAGGCCATTCCGAGCACGCTTGTGGCACTGTTGATTTCAGGAACTGTCCTCGAATACAAGCTTATATACTCTGCAGAGTCGCCGCCGTTAAGTTCATGGCCGACCCTGAAACGGACGAGGTTTTCGCCAAAATCAGGTTGATCCCAGTTAACACCAATGACCCTGATTTTGAAGATGATGGAATTGGAAGCATTAATGGGAATGAAACACAAGAAAAACCGGCTTCCTTTGCAAAGACATTGACTCAATCAGATGCTAACAATGGTGGGGGATTTTCAGTTCCAAGGTACTGTGCTGAAACGATATTTCCAAGATTGGATTATTCTGCTGATCCCCCGGTTCAGACCATTCTGGCTAAGGATGTCCATGGGGAAACCTGGAAGTTTAGGCATATTTACAGGGGTACCCCAAGGAGACATCTTTTGACTACGGGCTGGAGTACGTTTGTCAACCATAAGAAGCTTGTAGCTGGTGACTCGATTGTGTTTCTTAGGGCGGAAAATGGGGATCTCTGCATCGGAATTAGGAGGGCGAAGAGGGGGATTGGTGGAGGACCCGAGTCTTCAACCGGATGGAATGCTACTGCTGGAAATTGTATGATCCCGTATGGGGGGTTTTCAGCATTTCTGAGGGAAGAGGAGGGTAAGCTGATGAGAAATGGAAGCGGTAATGGGGTTAGCTCAAATGGTAATTTGATGGGGAAGAGGAAGGTTAGGCCTGAACAAGTTATTGAAGCTGCAACACTTGCTTCCAATGGCCAACAATTCGAGGTCGTTTACTACCCAAGGGCGAGTACTCCTGAGTTCTGCGTGAAGGCCTCTTTAGTGAAGGCTGCATTGCAGATCCGGTGGTGCTCAGGAATGAGGTTCAAAATGGCATTCGAAACAGAGGATTCTTCTCGGATTAGTTGGTTTATGGGCACTATATCTTCAGTTCAAGTCGCGGATCCCCTCCACTGGCCTGACTCACCTTGGAGGCTTCTTCAGGTCGGTTCTCTTTGCTTCTAATTGTGTGTTTCTCCATGGTTTCTCCATTGTTTTCAGTTGATGTATCTatgtatgcattgtgattttcatGCTGTTCATAACAATGGTTATTACTAGGATAGCTTACTTGTGCTCTCTTATTGAGAATATAATGAATTTGCCAATTTATTGGGacatgtatatgatgatttgTTCATAATTGCATATCTTGTGTTACAAGCTGACATGAAAGATGTCATTGACCATATATGTGGATCCTGTGAATGAACAACTGGAATATGGTCTTATATGATCAAGTTCTGTATTGCAGGTTACATGGGACGAGCCAGATTTGCTTCAGAATGTAAAACGAGTTAGTCCTTGGCTGGTGGAATTGGTTTCGAACATGCCCGCGATTCATCTATCTCCCTTTTCACCACCAAGGAAAAAGTTGAGACTGCCGCAGCACTCGGATTTTCACCTAGATGGTCAACTTCCAATGCCAACATTTTCAGGCAACCTCCTTGGGGCCAGCAACCCCTTTGGGTGTTTACCCAACACTGCTCCTGCTGGCATGCAGGGAGCCAGGCATGCTCATTACGGTCTATCTTTATCAGATCTCCACCTCAATAAACTGCAGTCAGGTCTCTTTCCGGCTAGTTTCCCACCACTTGATTACGCTCCTGTACCTAATAGGACCTCCAATGGTGGCCCAAACATTCAAAAGCCTAGCATGAGTGAGAACGTTTCTTGTGTGCTAACCATGTCCCATCCCTCACAGAATTCCAAGAAAGCTGATGGTGCAAAGACACCTCAGCTTGTACTTTTCGGTCGGCCTATTCTTACTGAGCAGCAGATCTCTCTCAGCTGCTCTGGTGATACAAGCTCACCAGTTCTTACTGGAAATAGTTCTTCAGAATATCTGGATAAGGCAGCAAACTTTTCCGATGGTTCTGGATCTGCTCTTCATCAACAAGGCCTTCCTGAGCGAGCATCCTGCGAAGGTCTCCCGTGGTACAAAAACAATCGCCAAGAAGCTGAACCCAATTTAGAGACTGGTCACTGTAAAGTTTTCATGCAATCAGAGGATGTCGGTCGTACGCTCAACCTTTCTTTGCTGGGGTCTTATGATGAACTGCGGAGAAAGTTGGCAGACATGTTTGGTATAGAAAACTCCGAAACTCTGAGCCATTTACTCTATCGGGATGCTACGGGTGCTGTCAAACAAATCGGAGAAGAACCATTCAGGTAGAACTCATTCACCTTGTATGTTTATGGGTTAATGCCCTTACAAAGGGCATGGTAATCAATTTCTCATTGCCATTGCAGTGACTTTATGAAAACCGCGAGGAGATTAACGATTCTAACGGATTCAAGCAGCGACAACGTAGGAGAATATAGAGGAAGAAGCAAATCTTGAATTCAACATGTACAGCTGACTGCAACCTATTCACCTTATTGAAGTTGTAGGAAGGGGGGCTGCTCAAGTCCATGTTGCGGACTTCCAATCCTTGAAAACTCTTCCCTAATTCAGAGCTGTTCCCCATTGTTTTCAATGGATATTTGGATTTTAAAGCTTGTTCAAGTTCATAGTTCATCGTACATTTTTGTTGGCATATTTGTTCCTTTGAGGTTTCCGGGTTTCATTGGCGCCTGTTCTTACAAGTACACCAAGTCAGTTTGTAGGACATGGCCCTGTGTATTTAGGGGCTCTGTTTGCCTTTTACAGTTTTATTAGGTTTCTTTTTCCATTGGgggaattaaagaaaaaagaagaagctaaaagCTGCCCTATCTGTACTTCATTTCTAATAACTATAAAGTGTACAATTCAAAGGTTTTTCCTGTGTCCTGCTTACATCAAATCAAGTCCGATGAGTATCTTTCATTTTACATGGGGGTTTATCTTTTATACAAAACATATGGCAGTTCGTGATCAAGCTGTGAATATTGACAAAAATGGTTACGTGTATGAAATAAAAAGCTAGAAAAATGAAGGGATGGGTGAAATCAAGGATCAAGAGAGAACAAATATTTGGGTTGACTAAATGGATTTGAGTGAATCAGATGTTTCACGCTACAACAGATTCTATGGATTCTGTACTAATTACTCATTGCCATCTCTTTAAtctgatattttcttttttaattatataatacttCGTTACTAAATGTACCTTCCTAATGCAGCAAGTGTGGGAATAAATTAAGAGGAAAACAAGATATGAGACATTGGGATTGCAAAAGGAGATTAATTGTCAAACACAAAGTCAAGAGAGAGAAAAAGGAGAAGTAAATCTGAATCAGAACCGCACGTGTGAGAGAGAAAGTGAGGGATTCACGTGCAACAaaaacaccttttttttttagtccaaacattttaaataattactattaaagtattcaaaattttaaaacattttaacttCATTTTCAAATTACTATTATATTTGAGGTGTTAATTTTAAACGACAAGCTTgtacttataacatattttagaAATGGGATTACAACATATAATGCAATTAACCCtaattattttgttataaattaaaaattctttaatagaaaccgaGGATATATAAATAATAGAGGCCGAGGGGCTTCACGTGTGGCCAACGTCAGCTAAGGTAAGCGTGGGCAAGTGTTGCGGCGTTTCGATGACTGCGCTGCTGCTTGCTTTGCCTCTGGTTTTGGCTTCACTTTACCACCTTTTTCTCTCCTTTTGTTTCTTGTTTTCTTTGAGCTCAACATTTAATTCGGTATTTATTGGGTTATTTtctttaagtaaaattataattgcgaaaatagttgaaaaaatttgatctcttacttaaaaatttgattcgattccagctcaaatttaattaaaacataatatagaATGTAAAAGAAATTATTGTGatgcatttatttataaattaattagttttcttCTCTCACCGACAGACAACGGAAGAAGCCGAGACATAAGCATATCCTTTTACCGACCAGAGTAGATCCTTAGTTGGATCATGTGAAACTCCTTCAACCCTCAAAACCGTTTCATCAACGTTTCCTTCATTTATTTCTCCCCTTCTTTCTTGTTTTCTAAAGTTTTCCCATCTCTAGAAACTTGTTCTCaaaagttatataaaaaaaaaggtaattcaaaaaaacaattaaaaaaaaaagaaactcatTTTTATAGCATGGTTTACGTAAACACATGCAATGCAGAAACCCTAGTATAAAAGTTAGATATATTTTTAGCAATTTGATTGCAAAAAGCAACACAcatattaggttttttttttctttgaaggtttgttaaatttctttatttgataaaagttataATGCAAAACAGCAAGCAAACCAGGCGGTCAACAACTAAACAAAAACCAATATGGGTCAAAACAACACACACATACACAAAAGGGGAAAACCTTTTCCAAAGCATtgtgtttttcatatatattattatataatataggTAGTAAAAGAGGCTAAAACCAAGGGCTTTGATTTCAGAAGTTGTCCATTTTCCCCACCAAGTAAGGCGCATAGTTTTCTACCcagaagataaacaaatccccCCTCCCCACTAAACAACATTAATGGTGTCTAGTCTTGTTTACTTTTTGGCTTTCGTATTACGTCAAGAAACTGCCACTC
This window of the Gossypium hirsutum isolate 1008001.06 chromosome A09, Gossypium_hirsutum_v2.1, whole genome shotgun sequence genome carries:
- the LOC107889599 gene encoding auxin response factor 18, producing the protein MITFMESKEKPKEMEKCLDSQLWHACAGGMVQMPSVNTKVFYFPQGHSEHACGTVDFRNCPRIQAYILCRVAAVKFMADPETDEVFAKIRLIPVNTNDPDFEDDGIGSINGNETQEKPASFAKTLTQSDANNGGGFSVPRYCAETIFPRLDYSADPPVQTILAKDVHGETWKFRHIYRGTPRRHLLTTGWSTFVNHKKLVAGDSIVFLRAENGDLCIGIRRAKRGIGGGPESSTGWNATAGNCMIPYGGFSAFLREEEGKLMRNGSGNGVSSNGNLMGKRKVRPEQVIEAATLASNGQQFEVVYYPRASTPEFCVKASLVKAALQIRWCSGMRFKMAFETEDSSRISWFMGTISSVQVADPLHWPDSPWRLLQVTWDEPDLLQNVKRVSPWLVELVSNMPAIHLSPFSPPRKKLRLPQHSDFHLDGQLPMPTFSGNLLGASNPFGCLPNTAPAGMQGARHAHYGLSLSDLHLNKLQSGLFPASFPPLDYAPVPNRTSNGGPNIQKPSMSENVSCVLTMSHPSQNSKKADGAKTPQLVLFGRPILTEQQISLSCSGDTSSPVLTGNSSSEYLDKAANFSDGSGSALHQQGLPERASCEGLPWYKNNRQEAEPNLETGHCKVFMQSEDVGRTLNLSLLGSYDELRRKLADMFGIENSETLSHLLYRDATGAVKQIGEEPFSDFMKTARRLTILTDSSSDNVGEYRGRSKS